CCAATTGAGAAAATTTCCATGGCTGAAAAAAGCAAGATTTTGGTGATTGGAGGGACTGGATATATAGGAAAATTCATAGTAGAGGCAAGTGCCAAATTGGGTCACCCCACTTTTGCATTTGTAAGAGAAAGCACGGTTTCATCAAATCCTGAAAAGTCCAAACTCATTGAGAGTTTCAAGAGCTCTGGAGTAACGTTGATCTATGCATGTTCCTGAAACTAACTAATTTTCTTCTAATTATGTTCTTAATTAGCATCATTAATTTGTGAACTTTGATAGGGAGATATCCATGATCATGAGAGCCTGGTGAAGGCGATCACGCAAGTGGATGTTGTGATCTCCACAGTGGCTGCTTTGCAGGTGCCTGATCAAGTCAAGATTATTGCTGCAATTAAAGAAGCTGGAAATGTCAAGGTTTTCCATTCGTGAATTATCctaaccccatttgctataataTCTTTGTATTTTTTCTTCTGACCCAGTTTGGATTACCAGggcttttttttaattatttattattattattattattaattttttttattgaacctATGATTTTTGGTTCCATGAAATTATTCTTGAGAAACTTTTTCTATATATACACTTGGATTTCTGACAAATGTTGGGGGTGGATTTAGAGATTCGTTCCATCAGAATTTGGCACAGACGTTGATAGAACCCATGCAGTGGAACCTGCTGCAAGCATTTTCGGGCTCAAGGCTAAGATCCGGAGAGCCACTGAGGCTGAGGAGATCCCCTACACTTACATTGTGTCCAATGGCTTCGCTGGATACTTCTTGCCTACTTTGGGACAGCCAAATGCTCAAGTTCCTCCTAGAGACAAGGTTGTCATCCTGGGAGATGGAAATCCCAAAGGTGATATATTTCAACGCAGAAATTCGATCCTCAAATCTTATAAATATTTTGCCTAATCATCATAGAAATAGAATCTTACAATTTCTATCTGTTTCAGCAATTTTCGTCGCAGAGGAAGATATAGCAACTTACACTATAAAGGCAGTGGATGACCCAAGAACCTTGAACAAGATCTTGTATATGAGACCCCCAGCTAATATTTTATCCTTCAATGAGATCGTTGCCCTATGGGAGAAGAAGATTGTCAAGACCCGGGAAAAGATCTATGTTCCAGAAGCCCAACTGCTCAAGAACATTGGAGGTAAAAGAACAAGAAAAGAGAAAACAAAAAGATTATCTATATTCATTATATGTATATGGTACAATATTTGATTGATAAGATTAAGGTTAAGGCTATATtcattatatgtatatagttcaATATTTGATTAATGAGATTAAGGTTAAGGATATCGAcaagggataaattttaacaattgtccttaaacttatctagttgtaacattacagtccctcaactcttaaaatataacataaaatctcataaactttcaaattttgcacagtaaaatccttcTAATCTCCAATTATCAATTTTTCAAttagacgctgacctggacagttccagcatgaaatttctcttttctctcataagccatgtgtaaattgaatcctttttctctctatagacataataatttttcatgtataaaaaaaataattttagattttgcataagagagaagagagaaatgttgactaagtgtCATGCGGGAGCTATTTACATCAGtttttaactgaaaaatcagtcatTGAAAGTCAGAGAaattttactgtataaaatttaaaaatttagggagttttatgttacattttaaagttaaaagactgtactattacaactatataagttcaaggaTAATTGTTGAAATTTACAAGTAATGAATAATTGTTGTTTTGTGCTTTTGCAGAGGCTCCTCCTCCCATGAATTTAATTTTGGCCCTCTGCCACTCTGCTTTAGTGAAGGGAGATGCTACAAACTTTGAGATAGAGGCCTCTTTTGCGGTGGAGGCTTCTGAGATTTATCCTGAGGTTAAATACATTACGATTGATCAATTCCTTGATAAGTTTGCTTAAGATCACGATTATAAGATATTACCTGTCAGCCTTTATTTGTGTGGTCACTGGTCGGTGTACTCTTGTTCTTGTGATTGTGTCAAATGTATCTTTTCGGTTCGTTTGGTTGGGGTCAGGAGTTGTATTGTTAGCTTGTTACTATAAAAATAAAGgataattactatttaatttttaagtaTTATAATTATTCATTAGTTAGTGTCTCAATTTTAAGAATTATTTTACTTAAtctaatttcattaaattaaatGATACCAATGGAGCAAAATGAAGTTAAGAAAGAAACTTCTCTCTATATTCTCTATTTTCTACTCTCTCTCTCTAATCTTTATTTTTATCTTCCCCTCTCTCTGTTCAATCCACGGCTCTCTCCTCCATTAAACACAATAAAAAAAAAGGCCTAAGATTAAAAATCAACAAGCACATTGAAGAGCACattcaagaaaatacaagaaaaatttaagaaagagAGACTTTGATAAATAATATAGAGAGTAGGATCATTTAATTTAACAGAATTAAACTGTATGGATTAATTAATGTAATTCTCAAAATAAAATGACTGCTTtgtggataataataataataatattaata
The Hevea brasiliensis isolate MT/VB/25A 57/8 chromosome 18, ASM3005281v1, whole genome shotgun sequence genome window above contains:
- the LOC110649023 gene encoding phenylcoumaran benzylic ether reductase Betv6-like: MAEKSKILVIGGTGYIGKFIVEASAKLGHPTFAFVRESTVSSNPEKSKLIESFKSSGVTLIYAYIHDHESLVKAITQVDVVISTVAALQVPDQVKIIAAIKEAGNVKRFVPSEFGTDVDRTHAVEPAASIFGLKAKIRRATEAEEIPYTYIVSNGFAGYFLPTLGQPNAQVPPRDKVVILGDGNPKAIFVAEEDIATYTIKAVDDPRTLNKILYMRPPANILSFNEIVALWEKKIVKTREKIYVPEAQLLKNIGEAPPPMNLILALCHSALVKGDATNFEIEASFAVEASEIYPEVKYITIDQFLDKFA